Below is a genomic region from Xiphophorus hellerii strain 12219 chromosome 17, Xiphophorus_hellerii-4.1, whole genome shotgun sequence.
GATGTTCTTCCTAGTAAATGTTGACTCTCAACTCTTTCCATGTGTCAGTCAACCAGGTTCTTAttgtgctgctgttgctgctggcATGTTTGCTTCTCCATAGCTCACTGAAACCCTCCACTCAACTAAAAAAAGGTATGGCAGCTCAGATATCTGATTTTCTGCTCTGATCATTAAAGAGGcattattatgtgttttccaagcacatagtgccactttatagcacagtcaagtaactatgttacctccagttgttataaaaattatatatatatatatatatatatatatatatatatatatatatatatatatatatatattaaatattacttaaaagaaatttagcATGAAATTGGGCatctgcctctttaagaaaccccttctctttctgaagctccgccttcatgAAGTCAtcacatggctcctctattaaccctttaacaacatttttaccagcgttgcactgagaagtaattTGTATAATAAGCTCATCTGATGTCCAGTTCCACTTCTTCTACCCTCAAAGGCAGGGCTAGGTCCATCCAGGTGTTTAGCAtagctgagtggttgccatggagattaaaggatttcttaaacatgcattaaaaaaaatcaaggcaacactccaggtatgttttagatgagggaataacattattacatgatgtaaagctcaaaaaagttgattttgcacAAGACTGCCCCTTTAACAATCCCACTCAGGGTATCCCAACCAAATCTAACTCATCTCCACTTTCCATTCTCGGTGCCTCTCAGCACACAGACAGAGCCATGGTTTAACAGCTGACCTCCCAGCTGAAGAGGCTGAAACAGTTGATGTTGTTCCTGTTATCATCTGTGCCTCCGAGGAGCGTACTGGGGCAACAATGGCAACCATCAACAGCATCATTAGTAACACAGACTCCAGTGTTTTCTTCTACATTGTTACTCTGCGTGATGCAGTCAAAATAGCAAGGTTTGTCACTGTCTTCAGCTTCAAATCAAGAATGAAGGTTTCCCTCACACCTTTCAGAATCCAGGTATCACTGTCCATTTCTCTCAAGGAGGTATATAGAGAAGACCAAGCTGAAAGGCATCCAGTATAAGATTTTAGAATTTAACCCTATGGTTCTAAGAGGAAAGGTGAAGCCAGATTCTTCTCGTCCTGATCTCCTTCATCCAGTGAGTTCTCAATTTTTCCTCCTAAACTATGTTGTGAGTACATATGCTAATCTACAGTCAGCGAAGCTTCTGTTTCAGACACATGGAATAACTTCAACTGTGTTTTACAGCTtaattttgtcagattttacCTACCTCTACTAGGGATCAGCCACAGGAGAGTCATATATGTGGACGACGATGTCATTGTGCAGGGTATGTGTTTAAAAACTGAATCTGGGTAGAGCTTAGATGTTGCTGTCTTACTGCTGATACATTTCACCATTTTAGTatcattagaaaatataatgaactacacagacagacagatacaTACATACATTTGTGGGTGggtggacggacggacggatagAAAGATACTGTAgataatgttttgcttttaccTTCTCAGATTTTTGCAAATTCTTAAAATCTTTTCCAACATCCTGGACTGCCTATTTTAAATAAGCTATTGCAatgtcatttacattttttagaacAAAGTGCTGCACTAATTAAGTTTAAATAAAGCTTTTGACAGAAgctaattaaattatatatatatattaaaaaaaaaacttttgaaaatgtacaaaacaaatttttgaaaatagttGTGAAACAGTTGTCAGTGTTTTGATGTATGCATAACTACACTTTCATTGGAGATTCAGTGTTTGTGAAAGTTCTATATTGAATCAGCAACAATAATAATCTATAAATGAAGCACTGTTCTTACGTTATATGATACGGCTCTATGGTTGATTAAATGATTCTTATTTTCAGGTGACATTAAGGACCTTTACAATATAAAGCTGAAAGCAGGACATGCTGCTGCTTTTGCCTCTGACTGTGACTTACCCTCCACACATGAGATGGTTCGAAGCATTGGCATGCAGGTGCATTTCTATGGTTTTTAATGAAAGCCACATTACACTGGATTGATTATgtaaatacacatttatataAACTATCCAATATTATATTTTCTGGGTTGTGGAGTATAAGACAGATGATGGAGTTTATGTTGGTAGCTAAAGTCTGTTGTTTTCTGAGCTTGTTCCTCAGACCACCTACATGGGCTTCCTGGACTACAGAAAGCAAGAAGTGAAAGACTTGGCCATCAACCCCAACCACTGCTCCTTTAACCCCGGAGTGTTTGTCGCAGAAATCAAAGAGTGGAAGAAGCAGAAGATCACCAAACAGCTGGAGAGATGGATGGAGAAGAATTTTAGGTGAATGGGAAACATTGTTCATACAACAATGTTGTaagaaagttaataaaaaaatccagtcCTACAGTGGAGACATTCTGTGCATCTCCTTTTTGTTCCATTGGAGTCTCTGGTGCAGCTGAGATAACCAGAACTCAAACAGAGGATCATCACTGGTCAACACTAACTGGGCAGGGAGATGCAGGGTGGGGTTGCTAACCACAAGCATGGTATTGTGAGTGCCAACAAATTCATCAGAAACTGGGTTGGCCTTCTCTGCTGTTGGAACCACATGGAGCAGGAGGCATGTAGAGTTGAATGAACCTTCAAGGGTAGAGAGAGTGTCTGCATAGCACAGCAGGAGATTAAATAATGTTATTATCTGGACAATGCTGTGACATTTGGGTAAACACTGTAATAGTTCACATATGTGGAAAACTTATAGCATCTCATAACTGTGATGCTGATGCCACAGAATTATTCTGTGTCAGTCTGGTTGATCTGGAGATAGAAATATATATGATATAATTTCTGGTGTCTCAAAAAGGTAATGATGGTTTGTTATTTACTTTAAGATGTGTAGAATATTCACATTTCATATGGTAtatatgtgtttttctttagttcatTGTATCATTTAGGCTTCTTAAGGATCATTTATAGATACAAAACATGAATTTGGCTCTGTTGGACATTACAGAAACATTCAAGTCCTTTTCTTCTGTTAGCATAACCGATCCACTTAGAGCAGTAAACATGTAGAGATGGAGTGAACTGATGAATGCTAGAGGTTTTTTAACATAATGATGGAAACTTCTACCAACAGTTGGTGCATCTGGTGAGATGCAGCATCTACTTTAGTGCTTCTGTTTGGATGTGCCTGATCAGTAATCCATCCCTCTCTCAAACAGgcagaacatttacagcagtGCTATGGCAGGAGGCGTGGCCACTCCGCCCATGCTTATAGTGTTTCATGACAAATACACAGCGCTGGATCCTCTTTGGCATGTCAGACACCTGGGTAAGATTCTAACTAACCTTTCAAACATGGTAGCGCCATGAGAAGAGAGAAAATCCAGATCAGAATTAATATTGCTAACTACAGCGCCTGAAATCCAGACCAAAACTAGTGAGAAGCAAGTAAGAATATGTAGTTTTATGGAAGGGAGCATTTTAGTGATTAAGAATAGTTTTACACATGGTGCCCCCACATCTGACTAAaggatttgttttgtcttcaggCTGGAGCCCCGATGCACGCTATGCAGAGAGCTTCCTGCAGGGGGCACACCTGCTGCACTGGAATGGCCCATTCAAACCATGGAATGACCCAGCCGTCCACTCGGACCTGTGGGAAAGGTGGTTCATACCTGACCCGTCTGGAAGATTCACTTTGACTCGGCCTGGCAGTGACAGCTAAGGCCCAGCGCTGCAGGGACTGATCcactcatttaaaaaaggaagccTTTTAGTCTGCTGCTCCACTAAAAGGCTGCCTTTGTGTTATAACTAAGGGGGCTTCTTTTAACTCCTCCTCTCATTTTGTCCTCATCTTATAAGTTTGTCTTATGTTAAAATGTGAACTTAATATGTGGAATCAAGGTGATAATAATCTCTGAATTATTGGTCCATAAATTATAAATAGTGAATGCAGCTTTTCAGGTGATAAATTTGATGTGTTAGGAGTTAACCATTAAATAAACTCACAGAAACGATTCATGGCAGATTTAagttttatgcatttatatctgtttgattttatttaggaactCATATTGTATACATATATGCctttaaagtaattattttctaCACTATCTTCTGATTTCTAGAATGTATTGAATATAATTAGTTAGTATATACTAACAgagtttaaataattaaagttgtaaaagaaacaagattctggtatttaaattttatgtgatttgtttttattgaagttaTGAGAAGTGAAATAGGGAGTTGTGTAGAATATTCATATTTCTTGTggtgtatatacatatattttttattctcagtATTATTTAGGCTTATTAATGATCATTTACAGATATAAAAACATAGATTTGGCTCAGataattgaaatttatttaaaaatacccaataaaaaaaataaaaaatgtcttatactttttcaccattttctatgtattttaatatatacaataatattatttatgaTACTGGTGTGTGGGGTTGCCAAGAGATACCTGCATAAAAGATCTTTTTTATTggtattatttattgttaacaTTTTCTGAGACTAAATTTTGTGTTTCCTTTAGCTGAAAGCATAATCATTACAATTAATGGAAAAACCACCTGAAACACATGATCCTGGGTGTAATCACTCAAGTTAATATATCTTTTATTTCCTGTCTTTATGGGTGACCTGTATGCCATCTGGCAAAACTGTCTTGTAACTAGAacaacaaactttgtttttttatgccaGTTTACAGCTGAGCTCAACGATGCTGTGTGTAAACCCCCAAATTTACTTGGaggtcaaattaaaaatgacaagtaTTTTAGGGATGACTGGTTCTGATGATACTGCCAGATCATTCATGAGTTCAACCCACATACTCAACTCTGCTGCTCAACACATGAATGCATTCTCCTGATAGATGAGGTAACATTGAAAGAGAAATAAGTCGTTTTTTCCAACACTGTTTGTAACAACAAACAGAACACACATTgtcttactttttgttttgtttatgttgttagTCTGTAGACTAAACCGGGTCAATGTCATGATAAAAACGATCAAATGATGTGTTTTCACCTCGGACTGAAATGTTGTAGCACTGAGGTCATCCTGTGTTGGTAGTTCTGGTTAAAACCAGCTCTCCAGCGTTCTGGCTCCGTTTTTATCCTCACCGACTGATAAAAGTGTCTAAATCTCACTCCCATTTTTTtcttggtctgatgtaatattctaatcgtACGTGTGACACTTTCATCAGCTTTAAGCAGAAAATATATGCTTAAAGCATTTGGGGGCTTACACACAGTGTTGTTGAGCTCAGCTGTAAACtgtcataaaaaacatatatatatatatatatatatatatatatatatatatatatatgtgtgtgtctggtTTTGCCTTCCTTTCAGATGCTGATAACCCGTCGTCTGTGACTCTCTGATAGCCCTCCTGTTTCACCACTTGTTGACTGGTTTTCATTCACTCATCTggacttttaaatatttatttgaactgtTCATTTTCTTGTGTATATGGTTGAATGCAGATTTTCACTGTTTCACACAATAACATTATTCACATCTGcactaatatttgttttaaatgttccttTAGGAAGTTGGACCTCAACACGCTTTTCTGTAGCCATCAACAATTTCTATCCCAATACCAGCTTCATGTTTAATCACTATTCTAATCAGCAGAATTAAAATGAGAGTATTTAAGGACTCaaatttttgcaaaatgtttggTACTTTGTAACCTATTCTAAAACCAGTTTTGGTGTTCTTTGAGGATGTCTGTCCTGTTTCTGCTGTTAATCTTGAAATCTGCAAGAATTTTGAGAATGTGGCTGTAAAATAGTTCCCAGGCTTATGTAGACATTCTTAGATCTTCAGTgaatttctttcacttttcaacttttctgGCTATTAGCCAATCAAATGTGTGCTCTCAAACAAGTTACTACATCCTCAACTTGGTCAGGATGGAATATATTCTACGACCTTCAGCACCACTTAGTAATACATTTATGTACAACTGTTTAATGTACATAAACAGTTCAGTTCTCACTTAATGAGGATTTTCACTGACTGATTAAAGTCagttaaaaaaactaaaaagaggAGGTCTTATCAGCTGATCCTGCACAGCTGATTACACAGAGCAAATTCAGGCAGGAGTTTATTGTAAATCACATGCTTGACaggaaatgaaagcaaaatcaTCAGAGCCTCAGCTGTCTGAGTCTGCAGACAACATCCAAGATCGACAAcgattttatgttttgttttcacatccAGCCAGGCCTTTGTGAGCCATCATCAGGTGAGTACAGCTATTTGTGTTTAGAAAGTAGACAAAGGGAATTGAAATGCAGCAAGTATGAAACAATTACTGCCGTCTTTGTTTCGATTTCTGAAAGCTGGAAGCTCTTGCATCACTAAAGGTTTGACTTTCACTACCTACGGGCTTCCGTCCTTATTATACAGTAAATACACATATATGGCAGAAATAAAAAGCTTGTTGCAAATACAATGTGATCACATCGATCCTAACTTCCTGGAAATATTGGAACGCTGAATCTTGAACAGTGACACAGTGCTCTTATGACACTTTGTGTCACAAGAGCATTGCTGCAGCAACATCctctttgtggttttaaaaagcattattaaacttattttaaaatttgtaacaTGTAATCATGACAAATAGGAGAAAAGTATATGTAAGACGCATTGCATGCATCCGCAAAGCATTGTAAATGCCACAAGGCTTCAGGGTTCACCTGTACTTTAACCTttactttaatataaatatgttttcatttctttaggATCTTTGTAAAGGCTTGTGTTTGCTGAAACTTGTCACCGGTTCCCTTGTCAGACATGGCAGCTGCTGGGCTCTCTGAGGATCAGCCACTCTGCTGCATCTGCCTGGATGTGTTCTCCCAGCCGGTGGCTCTGCCGTGTCAGCACCACTTCTGCTGGACCTGCATCACCAAACACTGGGACAACGCTGACAGATGGCAGTGTCCCCTGTGTAACAGGGTTTTCACCAGCAGACCAGAGCTTCAGGTTAACACAGGAATGTCTAAACTAAGTGATCAGTTGGAGCTTCCAGCTCAGCAGGCTGCCTGCTGCAGCTTGGAACCACGACCTGATGCAGGACAGGTTGTGTGTAGCGTCTGCTCCAAGGAGGCCCAGATGTCCTGCCTGGTGTGTCTCAGCTCCTACTGCGAGACCCATCAGGTTTTCCATCAGAGGATCCCAGGCCTGAGGAGACACACTCTGCTGGACCCTGTGGACGGACAGGAGGACAAAATGTGCAACAAGTATCAAAAAGCTTCAGAGAAGCTTATGTGCCATCGTGGCCTTTTTGTGTTgcttgcatgttttattttaataattgctgtttgttattttgtatttatttaatttggttgtttttactgAACTATTTGGATTCATCTGGATTTGTTgattaacttcttttttttgcatatttttctgtcCACCGTCCAGAAGCTCCCTGCCTCTCTGGAGACAGAAACTTGCCATGATGTTCGTCATTCACTCCAATTTTTATCTTATGGAAAACTGTTAGCCTCGCAATTTTATGGAAAGTgctctttaatttaatttttagaaGGTTAAGTTTTGATTCTGCTGAGCAGGTTAGACCACTAGAGGGCAGGATGTTCTTGGGAATTTTTTAAACTATAAATTATGTATAATATGAGTAGCCTTGcaattcttttacatttataaaCTTAAACTATTTTCTAGCTGGTTACTGGTATGATCTAGCACCTCACAGCAACAAGAGGCCAAATCAGGAGAAGTAGTATGTTACGTCTGCTCTGAAACCAAATCAAAATCTAGGAAGTGTGTGTACttcagggacaaaaaaa
It encodes:
- the glt8d2 gene encoding glycosyltransferase 8 domain-containing protein 2 isoform X5 produces the protein MPLLKKINQVLIVLLLLLACLLLHSSLKPSTQLKKAHRQSHGLTADLPAEEAETVDVVPVIICASEERTGATMATINSIISNTDSSVFFYIVTLRDAVKIARRYIEKTKLKGIQYKILEFNPMVLRGKVKPDSSRPDLLHPLNFVRFYLPLLGISHRRVIYVDDDVIVQGDIKDLYNIKLKAGHAAAFASDCDLPSTHEMVRSIGMQTTYMGFLDYRKQEVKDLAINPNHCSFNPGVFVAEIKEWKKQKITKQLERWMEKNFRQNIYSSAMAGGVATPPMLIVFHDKYTALDPLWHVRHLGWSPDARYAESFLQGAHLLHWNGPFKPWNDPAVHSDLWERWFIPDPSGRFTLTRPGSDS
- the glt8d2 gene encoding glycosyltransferase 8 domain-containing protein 2 isoform X3, producing MKVNQVLIVLLLLLACLLLHSSLKPSTQLKKAHRQSHGLTADLPAEEAETVDVVPVIICASEERTGATMATINSIISNTDSSVFFYIVTLRDAVKIARRYIEKTKLKGIQYKILEFNPMVLRGKVKPDSSRPDLLHPLNFVRFYLPLLGISHRRVIYVDDDVIVQGDIKDLYNIKLKAGHAAAFASDCDLPSTHEMVRSIGMQLVPQTTYMGFLDYRKQEVKDLAINPNHCSFNPGVFVAEIKEWKKQKITKQLERWMEKNFRQNIYSSAMAGGVATPPMLIVFHDKYTALDPLWHVRHLGWSPDARYAESFLQGAHLLHWNGPFKPWNDPAVHSDLWERWFIPDPSGRFTLTRPGSDS
- the glt8d2 gene encoding glycosyltransferase 8 domain-containing protein 2 isoform X2, with product MLTLNSFHVSVNQVLIVLLLLLACLLLHSSLKPSTQLKKAHRQSHGLTADLPAEEAETVDVVPVIICASEERTGATMATINSIISNTDSSVFFYIVTLRDAVKIARRYIEKTKLKGIQYKILEFNPMVLRGKVKPDSSRPDLLHPLNFVRFYLPLLGISHRRVIYVDDDVIVQGDIKDLYNIKLKAGHAAAFASDCDLPSTHEMVRSIGMQTTYMGFLDYRKQEVKDLAINPNHCSFNPGVFVAEIKEWKKQKITKQLERWMEKNFRQNIYSSAMAGGVATPPMLIVFHDKYTALDPLWHVRHLGWSPDARYAESFLQGAHLLHWNGPFKPWNDPAVHSDLWERWFIPDPSGRFTLTRPGSDS
- the glt8d2 gene encoding glycosyltransferase 8 domain-containing protein 2 isoform X4; translation: MATINSIISNTDSSVFFYIVTLRDAVKIARRYIEKTKLKGIQYKILEFNPMVLRGKVKPDSSRPDLLHPLNFVRFYLPLLGISHRRVIYVDDDVIVQGDIKDLYNIKLKAGHAAAFASDCDLPSTHEMVRSIGMQLVPQTTYMGFLDYRKQEVKDLAINPNHCSFNPGVFVAEIKEWKKQKITKQLERWMEKNFRQNIYSSAMAGGVATPPMLIVFHDKYTALDPLWHVRHLGWSPDARYAESFLQGAHLLHWNGPFKPWNDPAVHSDLWERWFIPDPSGRFTLTRPGSDS
- the glt8d2 gene encoding glycosyltransferase 8 domain-containing protein 2 isoform X1, giving the protein MLTLNSFHVSVNQVLIVLLLLLACLLLHSSLKPSTQLKKAHRQSHGLTADLPAEEAETVDVVPVIICASEERTGATMATINSIISNTDSSVFFYIVTLRDAVKIARRYIEKTKLKGIQYKILEFNPMVLRGKVKPDSSRPDLLHPLNFVRFYLPLLGISHRRVIYVDDDVIVQGDIKDLYNIKLKAGHAAAFASDCDLPSTHEMVRSIGMQLVPQTTYMGFLDYRKQEVKDLAINPNHCSFNPGVFVAEIKEWKKQKITKQLERWMEKNFRQNIYSSAMAGGVATPPMLIVFHDKYTALDPLWHVRHLGWSPDARYAESFLQGAHLLHWNGPFKPWNDPAVHSDLWERWFIPDPSGRFTLTRPGSDS